One genomic segment of Drosophila melanogaster chromosome 3R includes these proteins:
- the CG31418 gene encoding uncharacterized protein — protein sequence MEGNRSLVVLGLILILIQLTTPTSTPAPTPQPAGAEEAPGNSTAEASKSSTASKCKSTEILSENGCVDRENFLNKIVMRSWRDEGFEKAKARAGLVDGVECRDGELRTAFGCSKPLYPPHVDVNRVPVHHSRLNGERIVHDKGIYKLYHHVEDVEQKPIRKPRVVGPPITGNKRPRKYVFLPGRSIGKGHTCRANEVLGRRNRCIHRKRLAGQRQNQTIENEQSQ from the coding sequence ATGGAGGGGAATAGATCCCTTGTAGTGCTGGGCTTAATACTAATTTTAATACAACTTACAACTCCAACTTCAActccagctccaactccaCAGCCTGCTGGAGCCGAAGAAGCTCCAGGAAACAGTACTGCAGAGGCTTCCAAATCCTCCACAGCGTCTAAGTGCAAGTCAACTGAAATTCTATCCGAAAATGGCTGCGTGGATCGCGAAAACTTCCTCAACAAGATCGTGATGAGATCGTGGAGGGATGAAGGCTTTGAAAAGGCGAAGGCCAGAGCTGGCCTGGTCGATGGCGTAGAGTGCAGGGATGGGGAGTTGAGGACTGCATTTGGCTGCTCAAAGCCACTGTACCCACCGCACGTGGACGTAAACCGGGTGCCAGTTCACCACAGCAGACTAAATGGCGAACGGATTGTTCACGACAAGGGTATTTATAAACTCTATCACCACGTGGAAGATGTGGAACAAAAACCGATTCGAAAACCTAGAGTGGTAGGACCTCCGATAACTGGAAACAAGCGCCCACGAAAGTACGTATTCTTGCCGGGAAGGAGTATTGGAAAGGGACACACATGTCGGGCTAATGAGGTCCTGGGAAGAAGGAATCGCTGCATCCATAGGAAACGGTTAGCTGGCCAACGACAAAATCAAACAATCGAAAACGAACAGAGTCAATAA
- the CG31419 gene encoding uncharacterized protein, which yields MQVHRFFCGLLIYLFLICSAFSQDETKVPPTETTASPAASVAAEEAPKSSNPEASGSSKCKSNEILSENGCVDRENFLNKIMFRSWQDEGFGKAKARAGLVDGIECRDGEVRTPFGCSTPPYPPHRESDRVPVHHSSLYREQVVHSNYGSARSVHQEKVKIEKGKRQPYLGPPISGHNIPRKNYILPGRLLRSDRQCRPYESPGKDGQCHPKKGKTGNYKHTNHVYGLQLRHRHEAQG from the coding sequence ATGCAAGTTCACCGCTTCTTCTGCGGTCTTCTTATATACTTATTTTTAATCTGTAGTGCATTTTCCCAAGATGAAACTAAGGTACCGCCCACTGAAACAACTGCATCGCCAGCAGCAAGTGTAGCAGCTGAAGAAGCTCCCAAGAGTAGTAACCCAGAAGCTTCAGGTTCATCCAAGTGCAAGTCCAATGAAATTCTTTCCGAAAATGGCTGCGTTGATCGCGAGAACTTTCTAAACAAGATCATGTTCAGATCCTGGCAGGACGAAGGCTTCGGCAAGGCAAAGGCAAGAGCTGGCCTGGTCGATGGGATAGAGTGCAGGGATGGTGAGGTGAGGACTCCATTTGGCTGCTCAACGCCACCGTACCCACCGCACAGAGAATCAGATCGAGTCCCAGTGCACCACAGCAGCTTGTACCGCGAGCAGGTGGTGCACTCCAATTACGGATCGGCACGTAGCGTCCATCAAGAAAAGGTCAAGatcgaaaaaggaaaaaggcaGCCATACTTGGGTCCCCCCATTTCGGGGCATAATATTCCCCGAAAGAATTACATCCTGCCGGGCAGGCTGCTCCGAAGCGACCGTCAGTGTCGCCCATATGAGAGCCCCGGGAAGGATGGGCAATGCCATCCAAAGAAGGGTAAAACGGGAAATTACAAGCACACAAACCACGTCTATGGACTCCAATTGAGGCATCGACACGAAGCACAAGGATAG